A region from the Campylobacter blaseri genome encodes:
- a CDS encoding shikimate kinase codes for MKKKNNIVLIGFMGVGKGATARALRDELNLFNLDCDDMIESAYNMKIKNIFKEFGEKKFRQMEQNLAKYLEKSVNNSIISTGGGFYKVKNLKNIGTIIYLKSSFEGIMDRIKQSPNANKKIEKRPLLKDIQKAKELHKKRDKEYKKVADIIIDVENKKIKNIIKEINKELKKDKS; via the coding sequence ATGAAGAAGAAAAATAATATAGTTTTAATAGGTTTTATGGGTGTTGGCAAAGGTGCAACCGCCAGAGCCTTAAGAGATGAGCTAAATCTTTTTAATCTTGATTGTGATGATATGATAGAAAGTGCTTATAATATGAAAATCAAAAATATATTTAAAGAATTTGGCGAAAAAAAATTTAGACAGATGGAGCAAAATTTAGCAAAATATTTAGAAAAATCTGTAAATAATTCCATCATATCAACAGGTGGTGGTTTCTATAAAGTAAAAAATTTAAAAAACATAGGAACTATAATATACTTAAAATCATCATTTGAAGGCATTATGGATAGAATCAAACAAAGTCCAAATGCTAATAAAAAAATTGAAAAAAGACCACTGTTAAAAGATATTCAAAAAGCCAAAGAGCTTCATAAAAAAAGAGATAAAGAGTATAAAAAAGTTGCTGATATCATAATAGATGTTGAAAATAAAAAGATAAAAAATATAATAAAAGAGATAAACAAAGAACTTAAAAAGGATAAAAGTTGA
- a CDS encoding 2-isopropylmalate synthase, whose protein sequence is MKNKIIIFDTTLRDGEQSPGASMNTEEKIQIARQLDRLGVDVMEAGFAAASPGDFDAITQISKEVNNITVCSLSRAVERDIKAAADALIQAKNRRIHTFIATSPIHMEYKLKMTPDEVIKRAVNAVSYAKSLVDDVEFSCEDAGRSEISFLKEIVDATIKAGATTINLPDTVGYRLPNEMAYMISELSKIINGRAIISVHNHNDLGLATANTLSCIQAGARQVECTVNGIGERAGNAALEEIVMAIRTRKDVFAPLYTDIVHKEIYSTSRLVASIIGMEPQANKAIVGKNAFTHESGIHQDGMLKNSQTYEIIKPSDIGLEIDGMILGKHSGRHAFKDKLLSLGFNLDDKNLNSAFEKFKILADRKKEIFDEDIRAIVANEIIKIVKAYELEIVAANSCSNGHSSASITIKHKDKKISDSALGNGAIDAIFKTIDRISKINGLLKDYDVKAVSQGTDALAKVIVKVEFNNDKTVIGHGLDVDTIEASAKAYINALNSYLSVQF, encoded by the coding sequence ATGAAAAATAAAATAATAATATTTGATACAACATTAAGAGATGGAGAACAAAGTCCAGGTGCTTCTATGAATACAGAAGAGAAAATTCAAATAGCAAGACAATTAGATCGCTTAGGGGTTGATGTTATGGAAGCTGGTTTCGCAGCAGCTAGTCCTGGGGATTTTGATGCTATTACTCAGATATCAAAAGAGGTTAATAATATAACAGTTTGCTCACTTTCAAGAGCTGTTGAAAGAGATATAAAAGCAGCTGCAGATGCGCTAATACAGGCTAAAAACAGAAGAATTCATACCTTTATAGCTACAAGTCCTATTCATATGGAGTATAAATTAAAAATGACTCCTGATGAAGTAATTAAAAGAGCTGTAAATGCAGTTAGTTATGCTAAAAGCCTTGTTGATGATGTTGAGTTTAGTTGTGAAGATGCAGGAAGAAGTGAGATTAGTTTTTTAAAAGAGATAGTTGATGCAACTATAAAAGCAGGTGCTACTACTATAAATCTTCCTGATACTGTTGGATATAGGCTTCCAAATGAGATGGCTTATATGATAAGCGAGCTTAGTAAGATTATAAATGGTAGAGCAATAATTTCAGTTCATAACCATAATGATTTGGGCTTAGCTACAGCAAATACACTATCTTGCATACAAGCTGGTGCTAGACAGGTTGAATGTACTGTAAATGGTATAGGGGAACGAGCAGGAAATGCAGCACTTGAAGAGATTGTTATGGCTATAAGAACTAGAAAAGATGTTTTTGCTCCACTATATACAGATATAGTTCATAAGGAAATTTACTCAACAAGCCGTTTAGTTGCTTCAATAATAGGTATGGAACCTCAAGCAAATAAAGCTATAGTTGGTAAAAATGCATTCACACATGAAAGTGGAATCCATCAAGATGGAATGCTTAAAAATTCACAAACATATGAGATAATTAAGCCATCTGATATTGGTCTTGAAATAGATGGAATGATACTTGGAAAACATTCAGGAAGACACGCATTTAAGGATAAATTGTTATCTCTTGGTTTTAATTTGGATGATAAAAATTTAAATAGTGCATTTGAAAAATTTAAAATTCTAGCAGATAGAAAAAAAGAGATATTTGACGAAGATATAAGAGCTATTGTGGCAAATGAAATAATAAAAATTGTCAAAGCTTATGAGCTAGAAATTGTAGCTGCAAATTCATGTAGTAATGGACATTCAAGTGCTAGTATTACAATAAAACATAAAGATAAAAAAATTAGTGATTCTGCATTAGGAAATGGTGCGATAGATGCGATATTTAAAACAATTGATAGAATATCTAAAATTAATGGATTGCTTAAAGATTATGATGTAAAAGCAGTAAGTCAAGGCACAGATGCCCTTGCTAAGGTTATTGTTAAAGTTGAGTTTAATAATGATAAAACAGTAATTGGACACGGCTTAGATGTGGATACCATAGAAGCAAGTGCAAAAGCATATATAAATGCATTAAACAGCTATTTAAGTGTTCAATTTTAA
- a CDS encoding copper resistance protein CopD, with protein sequence MSSIYPYTQIVHLFASVIFVGYLFFDVVILTMAKKNLSKESINTTDNAINSVSVKIMPACFLILVLSGGMMMSTWVGSKSGGYFTSDLQTLLVIKATLALILLIVIITNLVSKYILKKKGIFGNIHLFALITSAIIIFLAKYMFIA encoded by the coding sequence ATGAGTTCAATATACCCTTACACTCAGATAGTTCATCTATTTGCTTCAGTAATCTTTGTCGGTTATCTATTTTTTGATGTAGTTATTTTAACTATGGCTAAAAAAAACCTTTCAAAAGAGTCAATAAACACTACTGATAATGCTATAAATTCAGTTAGTGTCAAGATAATGCCAGCCTGTTTTCTGATACTTGTTTTATCTGGAGGAATGATGATGAGCACATGGGTAGGAAGTAAATCTGGTGGATATTTTACAAGTGACTTACAAACTCTTTTAGTGATTAAAGCAACTTTAGCACTTATTTTGTTGATTGTGATTATTACAAATTTAGTTTCTAAATATATCTTAAAGAAAAAAGGAATATTTGGTAATATACACCTATTTGCATTAATAACATCTGCGATAATAATATTTCTAGCAAAGTATATGTTTATAGCATAA
- the ribH gene encoding 6,7-dimethyl-8-ribityllumazine synthase — MKVIEGKLSLNGSERVAIINARFNHIITDRLVEGAKDAFLRHGGSDENLDLILVPGAFEIPMALNLALKSGKYDAVCCVGAVIRGSTPHFDYVAAETTKGVANTALKYDIPVTFGVLTTDTIEQAIERAGSKAGNKGFEAMTGIVELLSLYSKIKG, encoded by the coding sequence ATGAAAGTAATTGAGGGAAAACTTAGTTTAAACGGTAGTGAAAGAGTTGCTATAATAAATGCAAGATTTAATCACATTATTACAGATAGATTGGTTGAGGGTGCAAAAGACGCTTTTTTAAGACATGGTGGAAGTGATGAAAATTTAGATTTAATCTTAGTTCCAGGTGCATTTGAAATTCCAATGGCTTTAAATTTAGCTTTAAAAAGTGGAAAATATGATGCGGTTTGTTGTGTTGGTGCAGTTATACGTGGCTCAACTCCTCATTTTGATTATGTTGCAGCTGAAACTACAAAAGGTGTTGCAAACACAGCTTTAAAATATGATATCCCTGTGACTTTTGGTGTTCTTACAACTGATACAATAGAACAAGCCATAGAAAGAGCTGGAAGTAAAGCAGGCAACAAAGGATTTGAAGCTATGACAGGTATTGTAGAGCTTTTAAGCCTTTATTCTAAAATTAAGGGTTAA
- the nusB gene encoding transcription antitermination factor NusB, whose amino-acid sequence MATRHQVRQSVISLLYANEMGSEMQEFCDEYLEDRKIRNRQRDFTNSLLNGILNNLEKIDESLNENLSEYKIDEVSAVDRAILRLGAYEILHTDTDNAVIINEAIELAKEMSNDTSPKFVNGVLDALVKK is encoded by the coding sequence ATGGCTACAAGACATCAAGTAAGGCAAAGTGTTATCTCATTACTTTATGCTAATGAAATGGGTAGCGAAATGCAGGAATTTTGCGATGAATATTTAGAAGATAGAAAGATAAGAAATAGACAAAGAGACTTTACTAATAGCCTATTAAATGGAATTTTAAATAACTTAGAAAAAATAGATGAGTCTTTAAATGAAAATTTAAGTGAATATAAAATTGATGAAGTTTCAGCCGTTGATAGGGCAATTTTAAGACTTGGAGCTTATGAAATACTTCATACAGATACAGATAATGCGGTTATTATAAATGAAGCTATTGAGCTTGCAAAAGAGATGAGCAATGATACAAGTCCTAAATTTGTAAATGGAGTTTTAGACGCTTTGGTGAAAAAATAA
- the trpS gene encoding tryptophan--tRNA ligase, translating to MRVLTGLQPSGKLHIGNYFASIKPMVENQNSGDNEMFIFIANYHAMTSNSDGLSLKESTFEAACAFLALGIDPQRSIFWVQSDVKEVLELYWILSQFTPMGLLERAHSYKDKVSKGFEPYHGLFSYPVLMAADILLYDSQIVPVGKDQIQHIEIARDIAAKFNHTYGEIFTMPESKTEENIATIPGTDGAKMSKSYKNTIDIFATQKTLKKQTSKIITDSTPLEEPKEWKDCNVFNIAKLFLDQSGQEELIKRYKSGEEGYGHFKMYLKDLIWEYFKEQREKFDYYVNNKSEVDEILQEGAVKARSIAKKNMLKIRELVGIY from the coding sequence TTGAGAGTATTAACAGGACTTCAACCTTCTGGAAAACTACACATTGGTAACTACTTTGCTAGTATAAAACCTATGGTAGAAAATCAAAATTCAGGCGACAATGAAATGTTTATTTTCATAGCAAACTATCATGCTATGACATCAAATAGTGATGGTCTAAGTTTAAAAGAGAGTACTTTTGAGGCAGCTTGTGCATTTTTAGCACTTGGGATTGATCCACAAAGAAGTATATTTTGGGTTCAAAGTGATGTTAAAGAGGTATTAGAGTTATATTGGATACTTAGCCAGTTTACACCTATGGGACTACTTGAAAGAGCTCATAGTTATAAAGACAAAGTAAGCAAAGGATTTGAACCATATCATGGGCTTTTTAGCTATCCTGTTTTGATGGCTGCTGATATACTGCTTTATGATTCACAAATTGTTCCTGTCGGAAAAGATCAAATTCAACACATTGAAATTGCACGTGATATTGCAGCTAAATTCAACCACACTTATGGTGAGATATTTACTATGCCAGAATCAAAAACAGAGGAGAATATCGCTACAATTCCGGGAACAGATGGTGCTAAGATGAGTAAAAGTTATAAAAATACTATAGATATTTTTGCTACACAAAAAACTTTAAAAAAACAAACAAGTAAAATTATAACTGATTCAACGCCACTTGAAGAACCTAAAGAGTGGAAAGATTGCAATGTTTTTAATATTGCAAAACTATTTTTAGACCAAAGTGGACAAGAAGAACTTATAAAAAGATATAAAAGTGGCGAAGAGGGATATGGGCATTTTAAAATGTATTTAAAAGATTTAATTTGGGAATATTTCAAAGAACAAAGAGAAAAATTTGACTATTATGTAAATAACAAAAGTGAAGTAGATGAAATTTTACAAGAAGGAGCTGTTAAAGCTAGAAGTATTGCTAAAAAAAATATGTTAAAAATTAGAGAGCTTGTTGGGATATACTAA
- a CDS encoding DUF3108 domain-containing protein — protein MKKLILIFVFNVFLFGDDLAVKYDIKFGIFGKIGEANALLVRDEVNKTYEVSMDAKAFGMANRLSGDRREYFYSKGKIYKDLLVPDVYKHIVERDRKGKRYTREKTYKFDYYKQKIEYISTSRYEGEPKKEPSVENLHYFAHNDLLTLFFNFFKIKTDKEYFSLIAVGANKEDGRVDIKIPQNRDKMRLQKALNTDTQPYIAYINQKIFSSKRGELHLALDERGYATKAILKDVVFFGDIVGEISK, from the coding sequence ATGAAAAAACTTATTTTAATATTTGTTTTTAATGTTTTTCTTTTTGGAGATGATTTGGCTGTAAAGTATGATATAAAATTTGGTATTTTTGGAAAAATCGGTGAAGCCAATGCCTTGCTTGTAAGAGATGAGGTAAATAAAACTTATGAAGTTAGTATGGACGCAAAAGCTTTTGGTATGGCTAATAGGCTAAGTGGAGATAGAAGAGAGTATTTTTATAGTAAAGGAAAAATTTATAAAGATTTGCTTGTTCCCGATGTTTATAAACATATAGTTGAAAGAGATAGAAAGGGAAAACGCTATACACGTGAAAAAACTTATAAATTTGACTATTATAAACAAAAGATAGAGTACATAAGTACTTCACGCTATGAAGGTGAGCCTAAAAAAGAGCCAAGCGTTGAAAATTTACACTATTTTGCACATAATGATTTGCTTACATTGTTCTTTAATTTTTTTAAAATTAAAACAGATAAAGAATATTTTTCATTGATTGCAGTTGGTGCTAACAAAGAAGATGGAAGAGTCGATATTAAAATTCCACAAAATAGAGATAAAATGAGGCTTCAAAAGGCATTAAACACTGATACCCAGCCATACATTGCATATATAAATCAAAAGATATTTTCATCTAAAAGAGGAGAACTTCATCTTGCTCTTGATGAGAGAGGGTATGCTACTAAAGCTATTTTAAAAGATGTTGTGTTTTTTGGAGATATAGTTGGAGAAATTTCAAAATAA
- the serS gene encoding serine--tRNA ligase: protein MINLKLIETNFDEFNERLMAKKVDQNALKELLNTYEKLKEKKLELENLQAIQNSKSKEVGIKAKNKEDITILKKELEENKKSIQELNEKVTILEDELNHLASVIPNILDKDIPVGKDENENIELKKILKIPKFDFTPKPHYELGEELGWLDFERGVKLSGSRFTAIKGVGAKLNRALINFMIDFNESRGFELVNVPFLVRPEILYGTGQLPKFEDDLYKAEDDLYLIPTSEVPVTNLYNNEIIPAENLPLKMTCYSHCFRKEAGSAGKDTRGMIRQHQFEKVELVCITKQDESDKVFEDMVSCASDMLSALKLPHRHMLLCSGDTGFSAAKTIDLEVWLPSQNKYREISSISNCRDFQARRAKIRYKDGKKNILAHTLNGSSLAVGRTLIAIMENYQQEDGTIKIPEVLKKYM from the coding sequence ATGATAAATTTAAAACTTATTGAGACAAATTTTGATGAATTTAATGAGAGATTAATGGCTAAAAAAGTAGACCAAAATGCCTTAAAAGAGTTATTAAATACTTACGAAAAACTAAAAGAAAAAAAGCTTGAATTAGAAAATTTACAAGCCATTCAAAACTCAAAAAGCAAAGAAGTTGGCATAAAAGCTAAAAATAAAGAGGACATAACTATACTAAAAAAAGAGCTTGAAGAAAATAAAAAAAGCATTCAAGAGCTTAATGAAAAAGTTACTATTTTAGAAGATGAGCTTAATCATCTAGCAAGTGTTATACCAAATATCTTGGATAAAGATATTCCTGTTGGAAAAGATGAAAATGAAAACATTGAGCTAAAAAAAATACTAAAGATACCTAAATTTGACTTTACACCAAAACCACACTATGAGCTTGGAGAAGAGCTTGGTTGGCTTGATTTTGAAAGAGGTGTTAAACTAAGCGGTAGTAGATTTACGGCTATTAAAGGAGTTGGAGCAAAACTAAATAGAGCTTTGATAAATTTTATGATAGATTTTAATGAATCTCGTGGGTTTGAACTTGTAAATGTTCCATTTTTAGTTAGACCAGAAATATTATATGGCACTGGGCAACTTCCTAAATTTGAAGATGATTTATATAAAGCTGAAGATGATTTATATTTAATTCCAACAAGCGAAGTTCCTGTAACAAATTTATATAACAACGAAATCATTCCTGCTGAAAACTTACCTTTAAAAATGACTTGCTATAGCCACTGTTTTAGAAAAGAAGCTGGAAGTGCAGGAAAAGATACAAGAGGAATGATAAGACAACATCAGTTTGAAAAGGTTGAGCTTGTTTGCATCACAAAACAAGATGAGAGTGATAAAGTTTTTGAAGATATGGTAAGTTGCGCAAGCGATATGCTTAGTGCTTTAAAACTCCCTCATAGACATATGTTACTTTGTAGTGGTGATACTGGTTTTAGTGCAGCAAAAACGATTGATCTTGAAGTTTGGCTTCCTTCACAAAATAAGTACAGAGAGATAAGTTCAATTAGTAATTGTAGAGATTTTCAAGCAAGAAGGGCAAAAATTCGCTATAAAGATGGCAAAAAAAATATTTTAGCACATACATTAAATGGTTCATCTTTAGCCGTTGGAAGAACCTTAATAGCAATTATGGAAAACTATCAACAAGAAGATGGAACTATAAAAATTCCAGAAGTTTTAAAAAAATATATGTAA
- the kdsA gene encoding 3-deoxy-8-phosphooctulonate synthase: MILISGPCVIESEEIVMQVAEKLTKFNEDKRIDFYFKSSFDKANRTSIHSFRGPGLERGCEILEKVKKKFGYKILTDIHESYQAKPVSEVADVLQIPAFLCRQTDLLVGAAKTKSIVNIKKGQFLSADNMKYSVKKVLETRGISEDGYEIAKQNGVWLTERGTTFGYGNLVVDMRNLPIMREYAPVIFDATHSVQMPGTLNGKSGGDSFYVPYLARAAASVGVDGFFYETHINPCEALCDGPNMLNIEELSKVIKETLKIEEILKG; this comes from the coding sequence ATGATACTAATATCAGGACCTTGCGTTATAGAAAGCGAAGAGATTGTAATGCAAGTTGCAGAAAAATTAACTAAATTTAATGAAGATAAAAGGATTGATTTTTATTTTAAATCAAGTTTTGATAAAGCAAATAGAACTAGCATTCATTCATTTAGAGGACCAGGTTTAGAAAGGGGTTGTGAAATTTTAGAAAAAGTTAAAAAGAAATTTGGCTATAAAATTTTAACAGATATTCATGAAAGTTATCAAGCAAAGCCAGTTTCTGAGGTTGCTGATGTTTTGCAAATTCCAGCATTTTTATGTCGTCAAACTGATTTATTAGTTGGGGCTGCAAAGACAAAATCTATTGTAAATATAAAAAAAGGTCAATTTTTGTCAGCTGATAATATGAAATATAGTGTTAAAAAAGTTTTAGAAACAAGAGGAATATCGGAAGATGGATATGAAATTGCTAAACAAAATGGTGTTTGGCTAACCGAGCGAGGAACTACTTTTGGTTATGGGAATTTAGTGGTTGATATGAGAAATTTGCCTATAATGCGAGAGTATGCACCTGTGATTTTTGATGCAACTCATAGTGTTCAAATGCCAGGAACTTTAAATGGTAAAAGTGGAGGAGATAGTTTTTATGTTCCATATCTTGCAAGGGCAGCTGCTAGTGTTGGGGTTGATGGATTTTTCTATGAAACACATATTAATCCTTGCGAAGCACTTTGCGATGGACCAAATATGCTAAATATAGAAGAGCTATCAAAAGTTATTAAAGAAACATTAAAAATAGAAGAAATTTTAAAAGGATAA
- a CDS encoding bile acid:sodium symporter family protein, with protein sequence MKIFKIISQVVVKYMAILIVAGAVFGLFFPKMNIVINNTSWIPYLLGVIMYGMGLSVKLIDFKELIIKPKFVIAGVLAQFIIMPLLAWALVSLFNLPMGLAIGVVLLGASPGGTASNVITYLSKGDVALSVAITSCTTFLAPFATPFLVNLIIGQKIDINLIAMFISVIKIVILPIILGILTHMFLPKLTKTLKEIFPSISALTIIIIVTVIVGINSQKILSNLSVIFLVVILHNILGLIFGYFVGKTLAKDTKDMDKVKAITIEVGMQNSGLATSLALLHFAAYPLATVPGALFSVWHNISGGILASIFSRMK encoded by the coding sequence ATGAAAATTTTTAAAATAATTAGTCAAGTAGTTGTTAAATATATGGCTATTTTAATAGTAGCTGGTGCAGTTTTTGGTCTATTTTTTCCAAAAATGAATATAGTTATTAATAATACAAGCTGGATACCATATTTACTAGGTGTTATTATGTATGGTATGGGCCTTAGCGTAAAATTAATTGATTTTAAAGAATTAATTATAAAACCAAAATTTGTTATAGCTGGAGTGTTAGCTCAATTTATAATTATGCCACTACTAGCATGGGCTTTAGTAAGCTTGTTTAATCTTCCTATGGGTTTAGCCATAGGAGTGGTGTTGCTTGGTGCAAGTCCGGGTGGGACAGCTTCAAATGTAATAACATATTTAAGCAAAGGAGATGTTGCCCTTTCAGTTGCAATAACTAGTTGTACAACATTTCTTGCGCCTTTTGCTACTCCATTTTTAGTAAATTTAATAATTGGTCAAAAAATTGACATAAATTTAATAGCAATGTTTATAAGTGTTATAAAAATTGTAATTTTACCTATTATACTTGGAATTTTAACACATATGTTTTTGCCAAAATTAACTAAAACTTTAAAAGAAATTTTTCCATCTATATCTGCTTTGACAATTATTATAATTGTTACGGTGATTGTTGGCATAAACTCACAAAAGATACTAAGTAATTTAAGTGTTATTTTTCTAGTTGTGATTTTGCACAATATATTAGGGCTTATTTTTGGTTATTTTGTGGGCAAAACTTTAGCTAAAGATACTAAAGATATGGATAAAGTAAAAGCCATCACAATTGAAGTTGGTATGCAAAATTCAGGACTTGCTACATCACTAGCATTATTGCATTTTGCAGCCTATCCACTTGCAACTGTTCCTGGGGCTTTATTTAGTGTATGGCACAATATTTCAGGTGGGATTTTGGCTTCAATTTTTTCAAGAATGAAGTAA
- the der gene encoding ribosome biogenesis GTPase Der, translating to MQKVILIGRPNVGKSSLFNRLARERIAITSDVSGTTRDTNKTEIEIFDRSCILIDSGGLDESNELFKNVQAKTLEEARNSDIILFMVDGKMMPQDEDKRILYSLMKLDKPIALIINKVDNEKDELRSFEFNEFGIQDMFLISVSHNTGIEDLLKFIYPHLKDELKPDEEETLDDFLENLSEDGEFKDNEDYENKPIEVGIIGRVNVGKSSLLNALVKEKRSVVSSIAGTTIDPVNESYIYEDRVFEFVDTAGIRKRGRIEGIERFALNRTEKVLEKSDITLLVLDSSEPLTELDERIAGLADKFKLGIIIVLNKWENKTEQDYKEACKEIRDKFKFLSYAPIITVSALMGKRVHKIYSLILEVYNNYTKKIQTSKLNEFIKEVTITHPIPHDKGKLVKIYYAVQFGVAPPKIALIMNRPKTLHFSYKRYLINKIREKFNLEGTPIVVIPKNRGKDEEEK from the coding sequence TTGCAAAAAGTTATTTTAATAGGCAGACCAAATGTTGGCAAAAGTTCTCTTTTTAATCGCTTAGCTAGAGAAAGAATCGCTATTACAAGCGATGTAAGCGGAACCACAAGAGATACCAACAAAACAGAGATAGAAATTTTTGATAGAAGCTGCATATTGATAGATAGTGGTGGGCTCGATGAAAGCAATGAACTATTTAAAAATGTTCAAGCAAAAACATTAGAAGAGGCACGTAATTCAGATATTATCTTATTTATGGTAGATGGTAAAATGATGCCACAAGATGAAGATAAGAGAATTTTATACTCTTTAATGAAGCTAGATAAACCAATTGCTTTAATTATAAATAAAGTTGATAATGAAAAAGATGAACTAAGAAGCTTTGAATTTAATGAGTTTGGTATACAAGATATGTTTTTAATCTCCGTAAGTCATAACACAGGAATAGAAGATCTTTTAAAATTTATATATCCTCATTTAAAAGATGAGTTAAAACCTGATGAAGAAGAGACACTTGATGATTTTTTAGAAAATTTAAGTGAAGATGGGGAGTTTAAAGATAATGAAGATTATGAAAACAAACCTATAGAAGTTGGGATTATAGGTCGTGTTAATGTTGGAAAAAGCTCTTTACTAAACGCTTTAGTAAAAGAAAAAAGAAGTGTTGTAAGTAGTATAGCTGGAACTACGATAGATCCTGTAAATGAAAGCTATATTTACGAAGATAGAGTATTTGAGTTTGTAGATACTGCTGGCATTAGAAAAAGAGGAAGAATAGAGGGCATTGAGAGATTTGCACTAAATAGAACTGAAAAGGTTTTAGAAAAATCAGATATTACACTACTTGTATTAGATAGTTCTGAACCACTTACGGAGCTTGATGAAAGGATAGCTGGACTTGCTGACAAATTTAAACTTGGAATAATAATAGTTTTAAACAAATGGGAAAATAAAACAGAACAAGATTATAAAGAGGCTTGCAAGGAGATAAGAGATAAATTTAAATTTCTTAGCTATGCACCAATAATTACAGTTTCTGCACTAATGGGAAAAAGAGTTCATAAAATATATTCTCTTATATTAGAAGTTTATAATAACTACACAAAAAAAATTCAAACTTCAAAACTAAATGAATTTATAAAAGAGGTAACTATAACGCACCCTATTCCGCACGATAAAGGAAAACTTGTTAAGATTTATTATGCGGTACAATTTGGAGTGGCGCCTCCAAAGATTGCTTTAATTATGAATAGACCTAAAACTCTTCATTTTAGTTATAAAAGATATTTAATAAATAAGATAAGAGAGAAATTTAATTTAGAAGGAACGCCTATAGTTGTAATCCCAAAAAATAGAGGAAAAGATGAAGAAGAAAAATAA
- a CDS encoding DMT family transporter has protein sequence MSIKRFIVRYLGVYYMLLASIAFAFTGAFAKVVSADIPSVEVVFFRNFIGLLLIGFAIFKNPVRQKGGKPWLLFFRGFAGAISILAFFYNIANMGLAEAFTFSKTAPIFVSFIAALFLKEKLSFISWFAILGGFIGIIFVMQPELGFKKTDVMGILNGFFAALAYLSVHDLRKYYDTKVIVLSFVLIGSVTPLMLMIVSEFFVIPAYFDFMAAKFVLPKLSSWTLIILMGICGILYQTYLTKAFAASKKAGPVAVISYSDIIFTMILGLFLGDSLPNMLGALGIILIIISGIAVAMDNK, from the coding sequence TTGAGTATTAAAAGATTTATTGTAAGATATTTAGGTGTCTACTATATGCTACTTGCCTCAATTGCGTTTGCTTTTACAGGGGCTTTTGCAAAGGTTGTAAGTGCCGATATACCATCTGTTGAGGTTGTATTTTTTAGAAATTTTATAGGGCTTTTATTAATAGGTTTTGCAATTTTTAAAAACCCAGTTAGGCAAAAAGGTGGTAAACCTTGGCTTTTATTTTTTAGGGGATTTGCAGGTGCTATATCAATTTTAGCTTTTTTTTATAATATTGCAAATATGGGACTTGCAGAAGCTTTTACATTTTCAAAAACGGCACCAATTTTTGTATCTTTTATAGCGGCTTTGTTTTTAAAGGAGAAGCTAAGTTTTATTTCATGGTTTGCTATTTTAGGTGGATTTATTGGAATTATATTTGTTATGCAACCAGAACTTGGGTTTAAAAAAACTGATGTTATGGGGATATTGAATGGTTTTTTTGCTGCACTTGCATATCTTAGTGTTCATGATTTAAGAAAGTATTATGATACAAAAGTTATAGTGCTTTCGTTTGTTCTTATAGGTAGTGTCACTCCTTTAATGTTGATGATAGTTAGTGAATTTTTTGTGATTCCAGCTTATTTTGATTTTATGGCTGCAAAGTTTGTTTTGCCTAAGCTATCATCTTGGACTTTAATAATTTTAATGGGAATTTGTGGAATATTGTATCAAACATATCTCACAAAGGCATTTGCAGCTAGTAAAAAAGCAGGTCCCGTTGCTGTTATAAGTTATAGCGATATTATATTTACAATGATTTTAGGATTATTTTTAGGCGATAGTTTACCAAATATGTTAGGAGCTTTAGGTATAATACTTATTATTATAAGTGGTATAGCTGTTGCTATGGACAATAAATAA